A stretch of the Sphingobacterium thalpophilum genome encodes the following:
- a CDS encoding RagB/SusD family nutrient uptake outer membrane protein, whose amino-acid sequence MKKITRFVFVANLVVFLVGCSKDYLNTLPTDRVSADEIFSSLGNATTAVNGIYRFMFERTTLVAGNTQNKPGVGGIMLAMDFMGEDLGIGASTWYTATGEGNWVGHRNESHELMEYDYRTFYKIIGDANFILDNVGKVNANEEERNVLRSQALTLRAYAYSFLVQLYGKRYDSSASPNNQLGVPLVLKSSDVALPRATVEEVYAAIVKDLDDAIALKVSDRKNKSQVNLDVAIGLRARVALTMQDYENAILYAKKLIDLPDYKLMTASEYLKGFNDANALSEFIWASMPTADQDAVFASYFSQIAYNANTTFMRGNPKRINAKLYDKISATDVRKSIWEPNPTAANFPLPTPSFTRQPYMSRKFSIKAAGGTLGDVPLMRLSEMYLIAAEAYIERDQDKLAQDILFEFMKVRDPEAIRSTKRGDALKEEIWIQRRIELWGEGFRFLDLKRLNQPLNRTVVPNYVSGSVNGLMEVPAGDKRWEFLFPRAELDANPNLVQNDR is encoded by the coding sequence ATGAAAAAGATAACACGATTTGTTTTTGTTGCCAATCTGGTCGTTTTTTTGGTTGGTTGCAGTAAAGATTATCTGAATACTTTGCCTACAGACAGAGTTTCTGCCGATGAGATATTCAGTTCCCTAGGGAATGCGACGACAGCTGTGAATGGCATTTATCGCTTTATGTTCGAAAGAACAACTCTTGTAGCCGGCAATACCCAAAATAAACCCGGAGTAGGGGGCATCATGCTGGCCATGGACTTTATGGGGGAGGATCTTGGGATCGGTGCTTCCACTTGGTACACCGCCACAGGTGAAGGGAACTGGGTTGGCCACCGCAATGAAAGCCATGAACTGATGGAATATGATTACCGCACTTTCTATAAAATTATTGGCGATGCAAACTTTATTCTGGACAATGTAGGCAAAGTAAATGCGAATGAAGAAGAGCGAAATGTATTACGGTCGCAGGCGCTTACTTTACGTGCCTATGCATATAGCTTTTTAGTACAATTGTACGGTAAAAGATATGATTCATCTGCTAGTCCCAATAACCAGCTTGGCGTACCTCTTGTTTTAAAGTCCAGTGACGTTGCTTTACCCAGGGCAACTGTTGAAGAAGTATATGCCGCGATCGTGAAAGATCTTGACGATGCAATAGCTTTAAAGGTTTCGGACCGGAAGAATAAATCCCAGGTAAATTTGGACGTCGCTATTGGACTTCGTGCAAGAGTTGCATTAACTATGCAGGATTATGAGAATGCAATCTTATATGCAAAAAAACTAATAGACCTACCTGATTATAAACTTATGACGGCATCTGAATACCTCAAAGGATTTAATGATGCCAATGCACTGAGTGAATTTATCTGGGCTTCGATGCCAACTGCCGACCAGGATGCTGTATTTGCGTCCTATTTCTCACAGATTGCTTATAATGCAAATACAACCTTTATGCGGGGAAACCCAAAACGGATTAATGCTAAGCTCTATGATAAAATTTCTGCTACCGATGTTCGTAAAAGTATCTGGGAGCCCAATCCCACAGCAGCAAATTTTCCGCTTCCAACGCCAAGTTTTACAAGGCAGCCTTATATGTCCCGTAAATTCTCCATTAAAGCTGCTGGTGGTACATTGGGTGATGTACCTTTGATGCGGCTTTCGGAAATGTACCTCATTGCAGCTGAAGCTTATATTGAACGGGATCAGGACAAGCTTGCACAGGATATCCTCTTTGAATTTATGAAGGTCAGGGATCCTGAAGCAATCCGTTCAACTAAAAGGGGCGATGCCTTAAAAGAGGAAATTTGGATTCAGCGGCGCATAGAATTATGGGGAGAAGGCTTCCGGTTCCTCGATCTTAAACGGTTGAACCAGCCACTCAACCGTACAGTTGTGCCCAACTATGTGAGTGGCTCCGTAAATGGTCTTATGGAAGTGCCTGCTGGTGATAAACGGTGGGAATTTCTCTTCCCGCGTGCAGAGCTGGATGCCAATCCCAATCTCGTCCAAAATGACAGATAG
- a CDS encoding DinB family protein, with protein sequence MAWILFHMVEDEIYHRGQISVLLKLLRESEAVS encoded by the coding sequence TTGGCCTGGATATTATTTCACATGGTCGAGGATGAGATCTACCATAGGGGACAGATCAGCGTACTGCTAAAATTATTACGAGAAAGTGAAGCGGTTAGTTGA
- a CDS encoding serine hydrolase domain-containing protein — protein sequence MKNLHYCTILLVVLGVNLVLLQDTYAQSRKQRVEHFLTQAMVKERIPGLAYAILEDNKIAMKGTLGMADLSWNQPVSTKTAFQLASVSKIYTGALLARLFSKGIFSPESKLENLIDSIPDNWKNITLLQLATHQSGIQIGNFGEAKDGKEAFEIAKKQPFQFAPGDSENYVSSDYWILQYVIENKMGKPYFEVLKEYITTPLGMGHTFVDYWRGGHVLFSEIIPQKATIYHAASDPERYIEGIFPFVSTGYAAGGIYTSLDDMITLQRALHDTSFIEIKYAKLIFSAQPLKSKMGTFGLGTMVYNYDGHPVVGHSGGPALADVCYFEKEGITVIILTNQRGFYPYLAKSVASFFIPGLKMEVPPSR from the coding sequence ATGAAAAACCTGCACTATTGCACCATCCTTCTGGTTGTCCTTGGAGTAAACCTTGTCTTACTACAAGATACATATGCCCAATCTCGTAAACAAAGGGTTGAGCATTTTCTCACGCAAGCCATGGTAAAAGAGCGTATTCCCGGCCTTGCCTATGCTATATTGGAGGATAACAAAATAGCTATGAAAGGAACGCTGGGGATGGCTGACCTTTCCTGGAATCAGCCAGTATCAACCAAAACCGCATTTCAGCTTGCGTCGGTATCGAAGATCTATACCGGCGCGCTATTGGCCCGCCTATTCAGCAAAGGTATATTTTCTCCAGAATCGAAACTTGAAAATCTTATAGACAGCATCCCTGACAATTGGAAAAATATTACACTTCTCCAGCTTGCAACACATCAATCAGGAATTCAGATCGGAAACTTTGGTGAGGCTAAGGATGGCAAAGAAGCTTTCGAAATCGCAAAAAAACAGCCATTTCAATTTGCACCCGGAGATTCAGAGAATTACGTAAGTAGCGACTATTGGATCTTACAATATGTGATCGAAAATAAAATGGGAAAACCGTATTTCGAAGTCCTTAAAGAGTATATTACAACTCCTTTAGGAATGGGCCATACATTTGTGGACTATTGGCGTGGAGGGCACGTTCTATTTTCAGAAATAATCCCCCAAAAAGCGACTATTTATCATGCTGCCAGTGATCCCGAACGGTATATCGAAGGAATTTTTCCATTTGTCTCCACAGGATATGCCGCCGGTGGCATCTACACTTCACTGGATGATATGATTACACTTCAACGAGCACTGCATGATACTTCATTTATTGAAATAAAATACGCGAAACTTATCTTTTCGGCACAACCGTTAAAATCAAAAATGGGAACATTTGGGCTCGGGACAATGGTCTACAATTATGATGGACATCCGGTCGTCGGCCATAGTGGTGGCCCTGCGCTGGCGGATGTATGTTATTTTGAGAAGGAGGGAATAACAGTGATCATCCTGACAAATCAACGGGGATTCTACCCCTATCTCGCAAAATCTGTCGCATCATTTTTCATTCCCGGATTAAAAATGGAAGTCCCCCCTTCAAGGTAA
- a CDS encoding tetratricopeptide repeat protein → MMKKLVLLFLCLSTSLLLGIPMVQGQRKNANKPDVKTIKNEIEKILKQGGAPDQAKLEKLAKQYAIQQTVSEPKKESLYKTKINRTQVSRASLTGKKLTDYIEKLLGRLEPKMDPETVQIVNKIEQRSDTNSNIMSQLSYYLYLIESEDAALLLGGRTILKDPLNDLATNNFAAMLTSCGAAPQAIPILRGLIPQNQKNAMVLNNLGQAFASVGMRDSAMFYFNKCLMLEPKHAMANKTAAKLSADAGNKTQAIEQAKKSLEGEITLEALELIDELDSSPDKFEFLAHEKNIPDYFNLYKFKKPSLQRKHTDAEVVRAEQNAFLTEIDRMIEQLNILIDEETKISLIKSQERVQRTQAEAIEYGRISDKLFSPMNEMAAKIYASKYINRDIFDELQKIEKTYTSEIEYRRQSYANDLNSIMVQYAEKKKAYNCDAMDGSGCKMLEKLTLEECEAKNKRLDVFLDACATAAERYEQRQLQLARERFFFHSKWGYMMGHDPHRANANHYHAAKDYLLSIRKVVGYAPEQPFCRQLKELLKTYRFEDIIKPYCPINNQFDIGAMSLKINCTESTLTIKLDHFIEAAELGKLSKKAAFWLDGMKLQFKSDHVKRNTTISVIKTWLEQSVEVPKMLTPIRWKAGAKVEVSTTAYITIDGRGQIADGGLKGTAMTTAWSGVDSDVTGAMNQIEAGVEMGLGFNSGAFVSPKGMLAELFTGLGT, encoded by the coding sequence ATGATGAAAAAACTTGTATTATTATTTCTTTGTCTTTCAACGAGCTTACTATTAGGGATACCGATGGTGCAAGGACAAAGGAAAAATGCAAATAAACCGGACGTCAAAACGATCAAAAACGAGATAGAAAAAATACTCAAACAAGGTGGAGCGCCCGATCAGGCTAAGCTAGAAAAGCTGGCAAAACAATATGCTATTCAGCAAACGGTTTCCGAACCTAAAAAAGAGTCACTTTATAAAACAAAAATCAACAGGACACAGGTTTCCAGGGCAAGTTTGACCGGGAAAAAGTTAACGGACTATATCGAAAAACTACTCGGGAGGCTCGAACCAAAGATGGATCCTGAAACGGTACAGATTGTCAACAAAATCGAACAAAGATCAGATACCAATTCCAATATAATGAGTCAGCTATCTTACTATCTCTATCTGATAGAATCGGAAGATGCCGCTCTTTTACTTGGGGGACGAACTATTTTAAAGGACCCCTTAAATGACCTTGCAACTAATAACTTTGCTGCCATGTTAACCAGCTGTGGTGCTGCGCCACAGGCTATTCCAATCTTACGGGGATTAATACCGCAAAATCAAAAAAATGCCATGGTTTTGAACAATTTGGGGCAAGCATTTGCTTCGGTCGGCATGCGGGACAGTGCCATGTTTTATTTTAATAAATGTTTAATGCTGGAACCTAAACATGCGATGGCAAATAAGACTGCTGCTAAGTTATCTGCTGACGCAGGGAATAAAACACAGGCAATAGAACAGGCGAAAAAATCGCTTGAAGGTGAAATAACGCTGGAGGCGCTTGAACTCATTGACGAACTGGATTCTTCACCTGATAAATTTGAATTTCTTGCGCACGAAAAAAATATTCCGGATTACTTTAATCTCTATAAATTCAAAAAACCAAGCCTGCAGCGCAAACATACCGATGCCGAAGTCGTCAGGGCAGAACAGAATGCATTCTTAACGGAGATAGACCGCATGATTGAACAATTAAATATCCTGATTGATGAAGAAACAAAGATATCATTAATAAAGAGTCAGGAAAGAGTACAACGGACTCAGGCAGAAGCAATAGAATATGGAAGGATAAGCGACAAACTCTTTTCTCCGATGAATGAAATGGCTGCAAAGATATACGCCAGTAAGTATATCAATAGGGATATTTTCGACGAACTACAAAAGATCGAAAAAACATATACTTCGGAAATTGAATACAGGAGGCAGTCTTACGCAAATGATCTGAATAGCATCATGGTACAATATGCTGAAAAAAAGAAGGCTTATAATTGTGACGCAATGGATGGAAGTGGCTGTAAAATGTTGGAAAAGCTTACCCTGGAAGAGTGTGAAGCAAAAAATAAACGCCTGGATGTATTTCTGGATGCATGTGCAACCGCTGCTGAGCGCTATGAACAACGTCAGCTTCAATTGGCCCGGGAGCGGTTTTTCTTCCATTCAAAATGGGGATACATGATGGGGCACGACCCACACAGAGCGAATGCGAATCATTACCATGCCGCAAAAGATTATCTCTTGAGTATCAGAAAAGTGGTTGGTTATGCTCCCGAACAGCCATTTTGCAGACAGTTGAAAGAATTGTTAAAAACCTACCGTTTTGAAGATATTATCAAGCCATATTGCCCGATCAACAACCAGTTCGATATCGGCGCTATGTCCTTAAAAATCAATTGCACAGAGAGTACCCTGACCATAAAACTGGATCATTTTATTGAAGCCGCGGAACTAGGAAAACTGAGTAAAAAAGCAGCATTTTGGCTGGATGGAATGAAATTACAGTTTAAAAGTGACCATGTCAAAAGAAATACTACTATCAGTGTGATCAAAACCTGGCTCGAACAATCCGTTGAAGTGCCAAAGATGCTGACACCGATCCGATGGAAAGCAGGAGCCAAGGTCGAAGTATCTACTACAGCCTACATTACCATTGACGGCAGGGGACAAATAGCTGACGGCGGATTAAAAGGAACAGCAATGACCACCGCATGGTCAGGCGTGGATAGCGACGTTACTGGTGCAATGAACCAAATCGAGGCTGGCGTAGAAATGGGACTGGGTTTCAATTCTGGGGCATTTGTTAGCCCTAAGGGGATGCTAGCGGAACTCTTCACCGGATTAGGCACTTAG
- a CDS encoding OmpA family protein — MVRKILYTLLIVQATSSVSYSQGFLKGLAEKASRAGQDLIIKKGTKKVEKVIDGPAAQAKPHTNETAKAEAAPMITTTAEIKSNSKFDFIPGEKILLFDNFAQDVIGEFPLKWFTSGSAEVVKLEGLPGNWLQMNNGSMLSPILKFPENFTVEFDLFLNLNVNSSSVFPGFHFEIFDGGDKAKRLDAYNYKLNNILYFSNTFNRDKAVFTLDSREKARQKLVSDKIFLAGFQNKYKSVVHVAITVQKERLRLWYDDTKVIDLPTAVATPANFNQMLFTGKKTKEGYPAFYITNLKIASGTPDMRSKLLETGRYVTNGILFDSGSDKIKPESYGLLKEIAGILNAESGLKIKIVGHTDNDGKADLNMDLSRKRAEAIKKALVNTYQVDSDKLVTDGKGASEPVSSNSTSEGKAENRRVEFIKM; from the coding sequence ATGGTACGCAAAATTCTATACACACTGCTAATTGTTCAGGCAACAAGCTCTGTTTCCTATAGTCAGGGATTTCTAAAAGGACTCGCAGAAAAGGCCTCTCGGGCAGGTCAGGACCTGATCATCAAAAAGGGAACCAAGAAAGTGGAAAAAGTAATTGATGGCCCTGCGGCACAGGCTAAACCCCATACCAATGAAACGGCGAAAGCAGAGGCTGCTCCAATGATTACAACAACCGCCGAAATTAAGTCGAATTCCAAGTTTGATTTTATCCCCGGCGAAAAAATTCTGCTGTTCGACAATTTTGCTCAGGATGTCATTGGTGAATTTCCATTAAAATGGTTTACATCGGGATCAGCAGAAGTCGTAAAACTGGAAGGTCTGCCCGGAAACTGGCTACAGATGAATAATGGAAGCATGCTTTCCCCAATCTTGAAATTTCCGGAAAATTTCACTGTCGAGTTTGACCTGTTTCTGAATCTTAATGTGAACTCCTCCAGTGTATTCCCCGGTTTTCATTTTGAGATATTCGACGGCGGTGACAAAGCAAAACGACTCGATGCTTATAATTACAAGCTAAATAACATTCTATATTTCTCCAACACTTTCAATCGTGATAAAGCTGTATTTACGCTCGATTCTCGCGAAAAAGCCAGACAAAAGCTAGTATCTGACAAAATTTTTCTCGCCGGATTCCAAAATAAATATAAGTCAGTTGTGCATGTCGCCATCACTGTGCAAAAAGAGCGTCTGCGACTCTGGTATGATGATACCAAGGTTATCGACCTGCCCACTGCTGTAGCGACCCCGGCCAATTTTAACCAAATGCTGTTTACAGGCAAAAAGACCAAAGAGGGATACCCGGCTTTTTATATCACCAATCTTAAAATTGCATCTGGCACTCCTGATATGCGGTCAAAACTTCTTGAAACGGGCCGCTATGTGACCAATGGGATTCTCTTTGACAGCGGTTCAGATAAAATCAAACCAGAATCTTATGGTTTACTTAAGGAAATAGCGGGCATCCTCAATGCTGAATCCGGTCTGAAAATTAAAATCGTCGGCCATACGGATAACGATGGCAAAGCAGATCTGAATATGGATCTTTCACGAAAACGCGCCGAAGCTATAAAGAAAGCACTGGTAAATACTTACCAAGTGGATTCAGACAAGCTGGTTACCGATGGTAAAGGCGCCAGTGAACCGGTTTCAAGCAATTCAACTAGTGAAGGTAAAGCCGAAAATCGGCGTGTTGAATTTATCAAAATGTAA
- a CDS encoding sensor histidine kinase: MEMSRIWESNKRVFTHVLFWLSVTIFLLLLFQVGGPGYWAIFKILMMLLPVHLFYFYTLSYFIVPKYLYTRKFLQLAVMLVLLTLLCASVYRVIEILFADPYFLKEMRKLNPQAKWKKLDGTFLQQFTNPEYFIHALEQSNSIVWIGLVIKFVQMWHERKQVALQSELNFLKSQIHPHFLFNTLNNLYALTLKQSAKSPEVVLGLSDILRYMLYECDSDYVPLRRDIAIIRNYLTLEKLRYGERLDLNFNQSGSIEDQIIAPLLMIPLIENAFKHGASEMMEEAWVNIDLDVDMNRLKLKVSNGRPDQTNAPSASCGNIGILNLRKRLELLYPQRHTLTIYEEEDMYLVIMEIGFGAESLPLLSKKSESDSNLIPKEIKCNT, from the coding sequence ATGGAAATGAGTAGGATATGGGAATCTAATAAGCGTGTATTTACACATGTACTATTCTGGTTGAGCGTAACCATCTTTCTACTTCTCCTTTTTCAGGTAGGAGGACCAGGTTATTGGGCAATATTTAAGATTTTGATGATGTTGCTTCCAGTACATTTATTCTATTTCTATACGTTAAGCTATTTTATCGTTCCAAAATATCTCTATACCCGTAAGTTTCTTCAGTTGGCTGTTATGCTCGTTTTATTGACGTTGCTATGCGCATCTGTCTACCGCGTGATTGAAATTTTATTTGCTGATCCATACTTTCTTAAGGAAATGCGCAAATTAAATCCTCAGGCCAAGTGGAAAAAACTGGACGGTACATTTCTGCAACAATTTACAAATCCCGAATACTTTATTCATGCGCTCGAGCAGAGTAATTCCATCGTCTGGATCGGACTGGTGATCAAGTTTGTCCAAATGTGGCATGAACGGAAACAGGTGGCACTACAGTCAGAACTCAATTTTCTGAAGTCACAGATTCACCCTCATTTTTTATTCAATACACTCAATAACCTTTATGCGCTCACACTGAAACAGTCAGCCAAATCCCCCGAAGTCGTCCTTGGATTATCGGATATATTACGTTATATGCTCTATGAATGTGATTCAGATTATGTGCCTCTCCGAAGGGATATTGCCATCATAAGGAATTATCTGACACTGGAAAAACTTCGATATGGCGAACGACTGGATCTAAATTTTAATCAAAGCGGATCTATCGAAGATCAGATCATAGCACCGCTTTTGATGATTCCATTGATAGAAAATGCTTTTAAGCATGGGGCCAGTGAAATGATGGAAGAAGCGTGGGTCAATATTGATCTAGATGTGGATATGAATAGACTTAAATTGAAAGTTTCCAACGGGCGACCTGACCAAACTAACGCACCCTCTGCTAGCTGTGGCAATATCGGTATTTTGAATCTTAGAAAGAGACTCGAATTGTTGTATCCTCAGAGACATACGTTGACGATATATGAAGAAGAAGATATGTATCTTGTCATTATGGAGATCGGGTTCGGAGCTGAATCCTTACCGCTTTTATCCAAGAAAAGTGAATCAGATTCTAATTTAATACCTAAGGAAATAAAGTGTAATACCTAA
- a CDS encoding LytR/AlgR family response regulator transcription factor has translation MKIKTLIVDDEPHAIEIIETYVGNFPEIELVATCNSAIEAFQILQKDRIDLLFLDIKMPGLLGTELVRTLKNPPKVIFTTAYQDYALEGFDLNAVDYLLKPIPFNRFLKAMEKVFDGYRPINRQIVSVQTDQNKSENFIYLRVDRKTVKINVRDIYWLESLKDYIKVVLADRTLVSKQKISVLAELLPESLFLRIHRSFIVAVDKIDSYHSYAIEILGKELPIGRNYKDACRQRLQN, from the coding sequence ATGAAAATAAAGACACTTATTGTGGATGATGAACCTCATGCCATTGAAATTATAGAAACTTATGTGGGAAATTTTCCCGAGATTGAATTGGTAGCCACCTGCAATAGTGCTATTGAAGCATTTCAGATACTTCAAAAGGATCGTATTGACCTTTTATTTCTCGATATCAAGATGCCGGGTTTGCTCGGAACAGAGTTGGTTAGGACATTAAAAAATCCACCTAAAGTTATTTTTACCACTGCATATCAGGATTATGCGCTTGAAGGCTTTGATCTCAATGCTGTTGACTATCTACTTAAGCCGATCCCGTTTAATAGATTTTTAAAGGCTATGGAGAAGGTGTTTGACGGTTATAGACCCATAAATCGGCAAATCGTTTCTGTTCAGACAGATCAAAATAAGTCCGAGAATTTTATCTACCTCCGGGTTGATCGGAAAACTGTAAAAATCAATGTAAGGGATATCTATTGGCTTGAGAGTCTAAAGGACTATATCAAAGTTGTATTGGCGGACCGGACCCTTGTCAGCAAGCAAAAAATCAGCGTACTGGCCGAGCTTCTCCCGGAGAGTTTATTTCTACGCATTCATCGATCGTTTATCGTTGCAGTTGATAAAATAGACAGTTACCACTCATACGCCATAGAAATTCTTGGCAAAGAACTTCCGATCGGTAGAAATTATAAGGATGCATGCCGTCAGCGTCTACAAAATTAG
- a CDS encoding c-type cytochrome: MKLVKYVVVVLVGTLFVAVLAGGYIRFSKPDIGPAPQLKIERTGERIERGKYLANHVAVCMDCHSRRDWSLFSGPVASGTLGGGGEKFGKEAGFPGTVYSTNLTPYQLSSWTDGEIYRAVTGGVGKDGRALFPVMGYHRFGQMDKEDIYSIIAYLRTLPMIKNEIPEGHLDFPVSLLNRLSPMQASHQTIPSEKDSVKYGAYLVNAAGCVDCHSKQDRGKLVPGTEFAGGMEFKQPNGIVRAPNITMDPKTGIGNWSEQLFVSRFKSYADSSYKPHRLTRKELNSPMPWIMYAGMSTSDIKAIFRYLESLKPKVSSIQVRSYKP, translated from the coding sequence ATGAAATTAGTAAAATATGTTGTTGTTGTTCTAGTCGGAACACTATTTGTCGCAGTTCTTGCCGGTGGTTATATTCGATTTTCCAAACCGGATATTGGACCAGCTCCCCAATTGAAAATTGAAAGGACAGGTGAACGTATCGAACGCGGAAAATATTTGGCAAATCACGTTGCGGTCTGTATGGATTGCCATAGTAGGCGGGATTGGAGTCTATTTAGTGGCCCTGTTGCTTCCGGTACGCTCGGCGGTGGAGGTGAAAAGTTTGGTAAGGAAGCAGGATTTCCGGGGACGGTCTATTCTACCAATCTCACACCGTATCAGTTGTCATCGTGGACGGATGGTGAAATCTATCGTGCTGTAACCGGAGGAGTCGGGAAGGACGGGCGAGCTTTATTTCCTGTCATGGGTTATCATCGTTTTGGTCAGATGGACAAGGAAGACATTTATAGTATTATCGCCTATTTACGAACATTGCCGATGATCAAGAATGAAATTCCAGAGGGACACCTGGACTTTCCTGTGAGCCTTCTAAATAGATTATCTCCGATGCAAGCATCACATCAAACTATACCGTCAGAAAAAGACAGTGTCAAATACGGTGCTTATCTTGTCAATGCTGCAGGTTGCGTGGATTGTCATAGTAAGCAAGATAGAGGAAAACTGGTGCCCGGAACAGAATTCGCTGGAGGTATGGAATTTAAACAGCCCAACGGTATAGTCCGTGCCCCTAATATCACAATGGATCCTAAAACTGGTATTGGTAACTGGAGTGAACAACTATTTGTAAGTAGATTTAAAAGTTACGCTGACTCTAGTTATAAACCGCATAGATTGACTCGCAAAGAACTCAATTCTCCAATGCCGTGGATTATGTATGCTGGTATGAGTACATCAGATATCAAAGCAATATTTCGCTATCTCGAAAGCTTGAAACCTAAGGTTTCCTCGATACAAGTACGCAGTTATAAGCCTTAA